From a region of the Trichocoleus sp. FACHB-46 genome:
- the ribH gene encoding 6,7-dimethyl-8-ribityllumazine synthase, with product MAVFEGTFTQTEPLRFAIVIGRFNDLITTKLLEGCQDCLKRHGVDPNPHGTQVDYVWVPGSFEVPLVARQLALANRYDAIICLGAIIRGQTPHFDYVAAEVSKGIANVGLQTGVPIIFGIVTTDTMQQALERAGIKSNKGWDYAMNALEMASLMRQLRSGDGIVPQNSQVSGTTSTQTLPAAPSNTLAPSLHKEQERLG from the coding sequence ATGGCAGTTTTTGAGGGAACCTTTACTCAGACAGAACCCCTACGTTTTGCAATTGTGATCGGTCGGTTTAATGACTTGATTACAACCAAGCTGTTAGAGGGCTGTCAAGATTGCTTGAAGCGCCACGGCGTTGATCCAAACCCGCACGGCACTCAAGTGGATTATGTCTGGGTGCCAGGTAGTTTTGAGGTCCCCCTGGTTGCTCGTCAGTTAGCGTTGGCTAATCGGTACGATGCAATTATCTGCCTAGGAGCAATCATTCGGGGCCAAACCCCTCATTTTGACTACGTGGCTGCTGAGGTATCCAAAGGCATTGCTAACGTCGGGTTGCAGACAGGAGTGCCAATCATCTTTGGCATCGTTACCACAGATACTATGCAGCAAGCTTTAGAGCGCGCAGGGATCAAGAGTAATAAAGGTTGGGATTATGCCATGAATGCGCTAGAAATGGCTAGCTTAATGCGCCAGCTGCGCTCTGGAGACGGGATTGTCCCCCAAAACTCCCAGGTCTCTGGCACGACCTCAACTCAGACATTACCTGCGGCTCCAAGCAATACCCTCGCTCCCAGTTTGCATAAAGAGCAAGAGCGGCTGGGTTAA
- the psbZ gene encoding photosystem II reaction center protein PsbZ: MFSTLFQLALVALVGLSFVMVVGVPVAYASPQNWEQSKRLILLGSGLWFALVLLVGLLNYLVV; the protein is encoded by the coding sequence ATGTTTTCAACTCTGTTCCAGCTCGCCTTAGTTGCCTTGGTTGGGTTGTCCTTTGTGATGGTTGTGGGTGTCCCAGTAGCCTATGCTTCTCCTCAAAATTGGGAGCAATCTAAGCGATTGATCCTACTAGGTTCTGGGCTTTGGTTTGCTCTCGTGCTGCTCGTTGGACTACTGAACTATTTAGTGGTTTAG
- a CDS encoding CBS domain-containing protein encodes MDLILCHTTADFDTLGAAVGLTRLQPGARIVLSGGSHPAVHDFLALHRDEYPLIERRSVSPQQIRSLAVVDAQRRDRIGKTAEWLDLPDIEITVYDHHLNTESDIPATSFQVEPVGATSTLIAEQLQAQAVQLTPAEATVMALGVHVDTGSLTYDHATARDALALAWLMEQGANLKMIAEYIDPGLSPQLQELFAIALDGLQTEELQGHRVAWVLLQPGAYIPGLSSLASRITELTESDALLLAAHYPVRAVDPGDREETDLDDTRLSVIGRSQIEGTDLNELFKPLGGGGHSKAAALTLRGANPESVLQQLRAGLQQQIPQSPTARELMSSPVRTIRPETTINEAQRILLRYGHSGLSVVDAQGQLVGIISRRDLDIALHHGFGHAPVKGYMTTNLKMITPETLLPDIESLMVTYDIGRLPVLEENQLVGIVTRTDVLRQLHQMQRPTSVVVPGDKGIPLRAPLQEQLKARLVPQLWSVLAVAAQQAEARGWHLYLVGGAVRDLLLADPEAALLLNDIDLVVDGYHRALQEGAGVELARALQQQYPQARLDIHGQFQTAALLWHKDPELDSLWVDIATARTEFYPYPAANPEVEASSIRQDLYRRDFTINALAIRLTAPRSGELLDFFGGLLDLRSRQIRVLHANSFIEDPTRIYRAVRFAVRLGFEIDPQTEGYIRHAIESGVYDRVQDENSRAPALQTRLKSELKYVLAAPYWQSALQLLSHLGALRCIHPTLTLTPALWHQIRLMSRWLRRFDSSNTLVHWQMLLEVLIADLAPEYRGKIAANLQLPVNSIEALQQLATTQADLASHLTKPQKPSQVVQLLSQYDRSTLILIAARSPRALRQLIWRYLICWAQVKPLLDGNDLKALGYKPSRQFKQILSDLTAATLDGVIGDRDSAIAFLAQHYPLD; translated from the coding sequence ATGGATTTAATTCTGTGTCATACAACCGCAGATTTTGATACGCTGGGCGCGGCAGTAGGGCTGACTCGGTTACAACCAGGGGCACGGATTGTGCTGAGTGGTGGTTCGCATCCGGCGGTGCATGACTTTCTGGCTTTGCACCGAGATGAATATCCTTTGATTGAACGGCGATCGGTCAGTCCGCAGCAGATTCGCTCTTTGGCCGTGGTAGATGCCCAACGGCGCGATCGCATTGGCAAGACTGCTGAGTGGTTAGACCTGCCAGATATAGAGATTACGGTCTACGACCATCACCTAAACACGGAGAGCGATATTCCAGCAACTTCCTTTCAGGTGGAGCCAGTCGGGGCGACCTCAACGTTGATTGCTGAGCAACTACAAGCGCAAGCTGTGCAGCTGACTCCTGCCGAGGCAACCGTGATGGCCTTGGGAGTGCATGTGGATACGGGTTCGCTGACTTATGACCACGCAACCGCTAGGGATGCGCTGGCTTTGGCTTGGTTGATGGAGCAGGGAGCCAACCTGAAGATGATCGCGGAGTACATCGATCCGGGGCTGTCACCGCAGTTACAGGAGTTGTTTGCGATCGCCTTAGACGGGCTGCAAACTGAGGAGCTCCAAGGGCATCGGGTCGCTTGGGTGCTCTTGCAACCTGGAGCGTATATTCCTGGTTTGTCTAGCTTGGCTTCTCGGATCACAGAACTTACAGAAAGCGACGCCCTGCTGTTAGCCGCTCATTATCCCGTCCGGGCGGTAGACCCAGGAGACCGAGAAGAAACTGATCTCGACGACACTCGCTTAAGCGTGATTGGGCGATCGCAAATTGAGGGCACTGACCTGAACGAGCTGTTCAAGCCGCTGGGTGGGGGTGGCCACTCAAAGGCGGCAGCGCTAACTTTACGAGGAGCGAACCCGGAGTCAGTATTGCAACAACTACGAGCAGGGTTGCAGCAACAAATTCCTCAGTCTCCCACGGCTCGCGAACTGATGTCCTCACCTGTGCGCACCATTCGGCCTGAGACTACTATCAATGAGGCGCAGAGAATTTTGTTGCGCTACGGTCATTCTGGTTTATCGGTGGTCGATGCTCAAGGCCAACTCGTTGGCATCATTTCTCGGCGGGATCTAGATATTGCGCTGCATCACGGCTTTGGTCATGCCCCCGTGAAGGGCTACATGACTACCAACTTAAAAATGATTACGCCAGAGACGCTGCTACCAGATATTGAGTCATTGATGGTGACTTATGACATTGGCCGTCTGCCTGTGTTGGAAGAGAACCAGTTAGTGGGTATTGTCACTCGCACCGATGTGTTGCGCCAACTCCACCAGATGCAACGCCCGACTAGCGTTGTGGTGCCTGGAGACAAAGGAATTCCCCTGCGGGCACCTTTGCAAGAACAGCTCAAAGCTCGTTTGGTGCCGCAGTTGTGGTCTGTTCTAGCGGTGGCGGCTCAACAAGCTGAAGCGAGGGGCTGGCATCTTTATCTCGTGGGAGGGGCAGTGCGGGATCTGCTGCTGGCTGACCCAGAAGCCGCTTTGTTGCTCAATGATATTGATTTGGTAGTGGATGGCTACCACCGAGCGCTGCAAGAGGGAGCGGGCGTAGAGCTAGCCCGGGCTTTACAGCAGCAATATCCGCAGGCTCGGCTCGACATTCATGGGCAATTTCAAACTGCTGCTTTGTTATGGCACAAAGACCCAGAATTAGATTCTCTATGGGTAGATATTGCCACGGCCCGCACCGAGTTTTATCCCTACCCAGCGGCAAACCCAGAGGTGGAAGCCAGTTCAATTCGGCAAGACCTCTATCGGCGTGACTTCACGATTAATGCCCTCGCCATTCGCCTTACGGCTCCCCGGTCGGGTGAATTGCTTGATTTCTTTGGAGGTTTGCTGGATTTGCGATCGCGCCAAATCCGTGTCCTCCATGCCAACAGCTTTATTGAAGATCCCACCCGGATTTATCGAGCAGTACGCTTTGCAGTGCGGCTAGGATTCGAGATTGACCCCCAAACTGAAGGTTATATTCGCCATGCGATCGAGAGTGGTGTTTACGATCGCGTCCAAGACGAAAACAGTCGGGCACCAGCGCTACAAACCCGATTGAAAAGCGAACTCAAATACGTTCTGGCTGCTCCCTATTGGCAATCAGCTTTACAGTTACTGTCCCATTTAGGAGCCTTGCGCTGCATTCATCCGACCTTGACTTTAACGCCAGCGCTTTGGCACCAGATCCGCCTGATGAGTCGTTGGTTGCGGCGCTTCGATTCCTCAAATACGCTGGTTCATTGGCAAATGCTGTTAGAGGTGTTGATTGCTGATCTTGCGCCAGAGTACCGGGGTAAGATTGCCGCCAATCTGCAACTACCTGTTAATAGCATTGAGGCTTTGCAACAACTTGCTACCACACAAGCTGACCTAGCAAGCCATTTAACAAAACCTCAAAAGCCTAGCCAAGTTGTGCAATTGCTGAGCCAATATGATCGCTCAACTCTAATCTTGATTGCGGCGCGATCGCCTCGTGCCCTTCGGCAGCTGATTTGGCGTTACTTAATCTGCTGGGCTCAGGTGAAACCGCTGCTAGATGGTAATGACCTAAAAGCGTTGGGTTACAAGCCGAGCCGCCAGTTTAAGCAGATCCTGTCCGACTTGACGGCTGCTACCTTAGATGGTGTGATTGGCGATCGCGACTCAGCCATCGCATTTTTGGCTCAACATTATCCTCTAGATTAA
- a CDS encoding serine/threonine-protein kinase, with the protein MNLATGTVLQNGKYVVEAILGQGGFGITYRAHHAYFDQPVVIKVLHENLRRHADFAQFQQQFIAEARRVARCQHPNIVRVFDFFEEGGLSFIVMDYIPGDTLADIVQSEGALPEAKAIHYIRQIGAALNVVHQAGLLHRDVKPHNIIRREHTDFVVLIDFGIAREFTPGVTQTHTGMLSAGYAPIEQYLPQGKRTPALDIYALAATLYSLVTGQAPIAAPLRDRIPLLDMRQSQPHLSTAVEQAILRGMEMEAEARPQTIAEWFALLPNSNFVTSASETAHASKLPPAPPSANSQPQPIPATVTSATLPVVPRHSPAPAVVAPPVTTPTSATAVAANEAAATPAPSRKAPPPKPAPAHSPFPKALLGAAAIATCVGVAFGLVLRISGGQAGPTFLQNDQSFPERAWPGQEVPTSVPSDVPVERGAPQDNAAPPLEQSEPTADETPPEPVDSPLDLAPTPSLPPDVEVAPSPVEVDPAPNPVPDPSPVPAPVEANPIPAPEPAVEPEPQPPANNPEPAPEPEPPSDNSAAPTSSFAPPAAPEPPAPSP; encoded by the coding sequence ATGAACTTGGCGACTGGAACAGTTCTGCAAAACGGCAAATACGTCGTTGAGGCCATCCTGGGTCAAGGTGGCTTTGGCATCACCTATCGGGCGCACCATGCCTACTTCGACCAGCCTGTCGTCATCAAAGTTTTACACGAGAATTTGCGTCGCCATGCAGACTTCGCCCAGTTTCAACAACAATTCATTGCTGAAGCCCGCCGTGTAGCCCGCTGTCAGCATCCCAACATTGTGCGCGTGTTCGACTTTTTTGAGGAGGGTGGCCTGTCCTTCATTGTGATGGACTACATTCCCGGCGATACCTTAGCTGATATTGTGCAGTCCGAAGGTGCCCTACCCGAAGCTAAAGCGATTCACTACATTCGGCAGATTGGCGCAGCCCTAAATGTAGTGCACCAAGCAGGCTTACTGCATCGGGACGTGAAACCTCACAACATTATTCGCCGCGAACATACCGACTTTGTAGTGCTGATCGACTTTGGTATTGCTCGCGAATTTACTCCAGGGGTAACTCAAACCCATACGGGCATGTTGTCGGCGGGCTATGCGCCAATCGAGCAATATCTGCCTCAAGGTAAACGCACCCCTGCACTTGATATCTATGCTTTAGCAGCCACACTCTACAGCTTAGTCACAGGGCAAGCACCGATCGCCGCTCCTTTACGCGATCGCATTCCTTTACTCGACATGCGGCAATCCCAGCCCCACCTTAGTACGGCTGTAGAACAAGCTATTCTGCGCGGTATGGAGATGGAAGCTGAGGCAAGACCTCAAACTATAGCCGAGTGGTTTGCCCTCTTGCCCAATAGCAATTTTGTTACCTCCGCCTCCGAAACCGCTCACGCCAGTAAATTGCCCCCAGCCCCACCTAGCGCCAATTCTCAACCTCAGCCCATTCCCGCCACAGTCACCAGCGCCACTCTACCAGTAGTGCCTCGACATAGCCCTGCTCCAGCAGTGGTTGCTCCCCCAGTAACTACTCCCACCTCGGCTACGGCTGTAGCAGCGAATGAAGCAGCGGCAACGCCAGCGCCTTCTAGAAAAGCTCCACCTCCAAAGCCAGCTCCAGCTCACTCGCCCTTCCCCAAGGCACTGCTAGGAGCCGCAGCGATCGCCACCTGCGTTGGCGTTGCTTTTGGTTTAGTTCTCCGGATCAGTGGTGGTCAAGCAGGCCCAACTTTCTTACAAAACGATCAATCCTTTCCAGAGAGAGCTTGGCCAGGGCAGGAGGTGCCCACCTCTGTGCCTTCAGATGTGCCAGTTGAGCGAGGTGCTCCGCAGGACAACGCTGCGCCTCCTTTAGAGCAATCAGAGCCGACTGCGGATGAAACTCCACCCGAACCCGTTGATTCGCCACTTGACCTAGCTCCTACACCGTCTCTCCCTCCAGATGTAGAAGTTGCTCCGAGTCCTGTAGAGGTAGATCCTGCACCAAATCCAGTTCCAGATCCCAGCCCAGTTCCCGCTCCGGTAGAAGCCAACCCTATTCCAGCTCCTGAGCCAGCCGTAGAGCCAGAGCCACAACCGCCTGCGAATAATCCTGAACCCGCTCCTGAGCCAGAACCCCCTAGTGATAACTCCGCTGCCCCTACTTCCTCGTTTGCTCCTCCAGCCGCACCGGAACCTCCAGCACCGTCTCCTTAG
- a CDS encoding DUF6825 family protein has translation MSNPLVHAFFVGRALAETLGEQLEHSLTNALSELGKFDAEQREHLRQFTEQVLERAQREEEIVMRARTTTAIVPQGSQPTDLQATIDELRAEIAQLRSELKTYRSSSV, from the coding sequence ATGAGTAATCCGCTAGTTCACGCCTTTTTCGTTGGCAGAGCCTTGGCTGAAACTTTGGGTGAGCAGCTAGAACATTCACTGACGAACGCCTTGAGTGAGCTAGGCAAGTTTGATGCTGAGCAGCGAGAGCACCTGCGCCAGTTTACCGAACAAGTTCTAGAACGGGCTCAGCGAGAAGAAGAGATTGTGATGCGAGCCCGTACCACCACCGCGATCGTGCCTCAAGGCTCTCAACCCACTGACTTGCAGGCTACCATTGACGAGCTACGGGCTGAAATTGCTCAACTGCGCTCCGAGTTAAAAACCTACCGGAGTAGTTCCGTTTAA
- a CDS encoding AarF/ABC1/UbiB kinase family protein, whose protein sequence is MTITGWLRRGTRKEKVYRWSRDKYSRRRRFVDIWSFVLTLLTSLWLNDKAWSYRGGMTEAKKAVRRRNQAIWIRETLLDLGPTFIKIGQLFSTRADLFPSEYVEELSKLQDRVPAFSYEQVEAIIEKDLGKQVHELYRSFDPIPLAAASLGQVHKAQLHSGEEVVAKVQRPALRQLFEIDLQILKGITRYFQNHPEWGRGRDWLGIYEECCRILWEEIDYLNEGRNADTFRRNFRNEDWVSVPRVYWRYTSPRVITLEYAPGIKISHYEAIEAAGLDRRNLAQLGARAYLQQLLNDGFFHADPHPGNIAVSPDGSLIFYDFGMMGRIQPITREKLLDTFFGIAQKDADRVVTSLVALGALSPVDDMGPVRRSVQYMLDHFMDQPFENQSVSDISDDLYEIAYDQPFRFPATFTFVMRAFSTLEGVGKGLDPDFNFMEVARPFAMQIMSNGNSSPESSILSELGRQAAQVGSTAFGLPRRIEDTLEKLERGDLRVRVRSTETDRVIRRLSSVNIGTNYTLLVSAFTLSATILYVSGHVWLALLVAVGAAALAFALIRLLMRLDRFDRML, encoded by the coding sequence ATGACGATTACAGGGTGGCTCCGCCGAGGCACCCGTAAGGAAAAAGTCTACCGTTGGAGCCGCGACAAGTACTCTCGTCGTCGTCGCTTTGTAGACATTTGGTCTTTTGTTCTCACCCTGCTGACCTCGCTGTGGCTCAACGACAAAGCTTGGAGCTACCGCGGGGGTATGACTGAAGCTAAAAAGGCAGTCAGACGGCGAAATCAAGCAATTTGGATTCGAGAAACCCTGCTAGATTTGGGGCCAACCTTTATTAAAATCGGACAGTTGTTCTCAACGCGAGCCGATTTGTTTCCCTCTGAATACGTTGAGGAGTTGTCCAAGCTCCAAGACCGAGTGCCTGCCTTCAGCTACGAGCAAGTTGAAGCCATTATTGAGAAGGACTTAGGGAAACAGGTGCATGAGCTTTACCGTAGCTTTGACCCGATTCCCCTGGCAGCGGCTAGCTTGGGCCAAGTCCATAAAGCCCAGTTGCACTCTGGCGAAGAAGTCGTCGCTAAAGTGCAACGTCCAGCTTTGCGGCAGTTATTTGAAATCGATTTACAAATTCTCAAAGGGATTACCCGTTATTTCCAAAACCATCCGGAGTGGGGTCGAGGCCGAGATTGGCTAGGCATTTACGAAGAGTGTTGTCGGATTCTTTGGGAAGAAATCGATTACCTCAACGAGGGGCGTAACGCGGATACATTTCGGCGTAACTTCCGCAACGAGGATTGGGTGTCTGTGCCACGGGTTTACTGGCGTTACACTTCTCCCCGGGTAATAACTCTAGAATATGCTCCTGGCATCAAAATTAGCCACTATGAAGCCATCGAAGCGGCAGGGCTCGATCGCCGGAATTTAGCGCAATTGGGAGCAAGAGCTTATCTGCAACAACTGCTAAATGATGGCTTTTTTCATGCCGATCCGCATCCCGGTAATATTGCCGTTAGTCCCGACGGCTCGTTAATCTTCTACGATTTCGGCATGATGGGCCGCATTCAGCCCATTACTCGCGAGAAGCTACTTGATACGTTTTTTGGCATTGCTCAAAAAGATGCCGATCGCGTGGTGACTTCTTTGGTAGCACTGGGCGCTTTGTCTCCAGTGGATGACATGGGGCCTGTGCGCCGCTCGGTTCAGTACATGCTGGATCACTTTATGGATCAACCGTTTGAGAATCAATCGGTCAGTGACATCAGTGACGACTTGTACGAGATTGCTTACGACCAGCCCTTTCGCTTTCCAGCTACCTTCACCTTTGTGATGCGAGCTTTCTCTACACTTGAAGGAGTGGGTAAAGGGTTAGACCCAGACTTTAACTTCATGGAGGTCGCAAGACCTTTTGCGATGCAGATTATGTCTAATGGCAATAGTTCTCCAGAAAGCAGCATCCTGAGCGAATTAGGTCGTCAAGCGGCTCAAGTGGGCAGCACGGCTTTTGGCTTACCACGCCGCATTGAAGATACGCTAGAAAAACTGGAACGGGGTGATTTACGAGTCCGGGTTCGCTCCACTGAAACGGATCGGGTCATTCGCCGTCTCAGCAGCGTTAATATAGGAACTAACTACACGTTGTTGGTCAGTGCCTTTACACTTTCAGCCACAATCTTGTATGTTAGCGGTCATGTCTGGCTGGCGTTGCTGGTTGCTGTTGGTGCTGCCGCCCTCGCCTTTGCCCTGATCCGCCTGTTGATGCGCCTCGATCGCTTTGATCGGATGCTGTAA
- a CDS encoding PP2C family serine/threonine-protein phosphatase: MKRLFTGLTDPGLLRSVNQDAYYIDPEGRFFIVADGMGGHAGGQEASRIATQAIQFYLEQYWPSLDSSPALLEAALLEANQAILQDQQSHPERSDMGTTVVVVIFRDGDEQPWCAHIGDSRLYRLRGPKIEQITEDHTWVAKALKGGDLTPEQARNHPWRHVLSQCLGREDLRQMDIQALEVQPGDRLLLCSDGLTEELSDHSIAAHLKAIRASEKAAAALVNAAKDKGGRDNITVVLVTLDGFSHPDPPTQGS; encoded by the coding sequence ATGAAACGCCTCTTCACGGGTCTGACCGATCCGGGACTCCTTCGTTCCGTAAATCAGGATGCTTACTACATTGACCCTGAGGGTCGATTTTTTATTGTGGCGGATGGCATGGGAGGGCATGCTGGCGGTCAGGAAGCGAGCCGCATTGCCACTCAAGCAATTCAATTTTATCTAGAGCAATATTGGCCTTCGCTAGATTCGTCACCCGCCTTACTGGAAGCAGCACTGCTAGAGGCTAACCAAGCCATTTTGCAAGACCAGCAAAGTCACCCAGAACGTTCTGATATGGGAACAACTGTGGTTGTGGTGATCTTTCGAGATGGCGACGAGCAACCTTGGTGCGCCCATATTGGTGACTCCCGGCTTTACCGTTTGCGTGGCCCCAAAATTGAGCAGATCACAGAGGATCACACTTGGGTTGCCAAAGCTCTGAAAGGGGGGGATTTGACTCCAGAGCAGGCGCGAAATCATCCTTGGCGACATGTTTTGTCCCAGTGTTTAGGGCGTGAAGATTTACGCCAGATGGATATTCAAGCTCTAGAAGTACAACCGGGCGATCGTCTGTTGCTGTGCAGTGATGGCCTTACCGAAGAACTCTCCGACCACTCGATCGCTGCGCACCTCAAGGCAATCCGAGCCTCAGAGAAGGCAGCAGCAGCACTAGTCAACGCTGCAAAAGATAAGGGTGGACGGGACAACATCACCGTAGTACTAGTGACTCTTGATGGCTTCAGCCATCCCGACCCACCGACTCAGGGTTCGTAA
- a CDS encoding NblA/ycf18 family protein, with protein MNQPIELSLEQQFNIRSFETQVQQMSREQAQNFLIDLYKQMMMRETMYKHFLKHQWGLEPGPQV; from the coding sequence ATGAACCAGCCCATCGAACTTTCTCTCGAACAACAATTCAATATCCGCTCCTTTGAAACTCAGGTTCAACAAATGAGCCGTGAGCAGGCTCAGAACTTCCTGATTGACCTCTACAAGCAAATGATGATGCGTGAGACCATGTATAAGCACTTCCTGAAGCATCAGTGGGGCTTGGAACCGGGTCCTCAAGTGTAG